GTAATGACCCACGGAGTATAGCCCGGTGTATAAAATTTCGTGGGCGGAGCATAGCGTTCATAAGTTTCTCCCGATTTTACCAGGATATTCTGGCCTTGATCCATCATGTAGCGGTTGCCATCTATTGCTTGTCCAAAGAAAATCAGACTGTTCGGCGACTTGCCATTTGTGCCCGACGAAGTATAACCAGTCCACTTTTTCAAGTCACGCGATTCGTAATAGCCAGCGTCTATGGTGTGAACGAACAGTCGATCCGCTGCTTTGTAAAACCTATTTCTGAACATCGCCGTAAATCCGGGATTCTGCAAACTGGGCGAAATAGTACCCAGATATTCGAATCTCTGATCCTGAAACCCTGTATTTAACTGCGATACCGACCATTCAGTAAAAGTTTTTGGCGCCCATTTCAACCTGGAACGCACATAGTAGGAAGTATTTTCTTCCAAAAGTGGCCTGTAAAGCATTTTGCTGGTAAACCAACTATTCAGCGTATTTGAAACAACGGAATCACGGACGACGATATTTCTGAATTGATCGTCCGTCGCGATTTCGAGGTAACCAAAAAGCGGATCCGCATGCAGCGTGCCTTTTGACAATATTGTGGTCAACACAGGCCGGCTGGAAACCTTTGAAACCTGATTAGCCGAACTTAGTGCATGCGTCCAGACTTGTGTGAGATTAAATCTGGTCGACCATTTACTCCAGACATCATTCTTTCTGACACGTAAGCGAACGGAATAGGGCTTGTACCATTCATATTCATGCAAAAATGAAAACGACTGCTGCGTGCCCTGACGCGTTTCAAATGTGCGGCTATAAGCCTGATTTGCATTCACATCATTAAGCTCAATTTCGTAATCGTTGATACCAGCGGATGTGTAGAAGAAGCCGGTCATATTTTTTTCACTGACGATCCTGACGTTGAACAGGAGCGGAGGGAGGCTGTTCTCTGAAAACGGCGCGATCGTAAAGCGAACATTTTGCGACCACGCATCTGCCTTGATGTCATTTTCCGGGCGATACCTCGCAAAATAACTCCCTTGACTCTGACCGCGCGACTGAAAATGGGCCTGTCTGACCAAGGTATCTTCCACGATCTGATTAAAGGCTTCATCTTTTGCGATCTGGACCCGGTAACGGTCGGCCCGCAATGCCGCTTTCCATTCGAAAGATGGCGTGGTAGCGGTTGCATTGGCGTCCGGATCGCGGAGTGTCAGTTCGGTTGGCGCACTGGGTTGCTCGGTAAACGCGCCTAGCTGAAACGTCTGGTCAACTTTACCCTCCGCATAATCGCGCATTAAATTTCTGCATAGTGGGTGAAAGCTCAATACATTCCTGCAGTAGGACATAATTGATCCGTTTACATACTCTGGATACCCGTCCTCACACTCGGATGTAGATCCCTCCACATTGGTGCAGCGGTCAATAGGGCCACCGGGCCAGGAACAACTGTGGGTATGGGGGGAGCCCAGGGTGTGCCCGAGTTCGTGAGAAAGCAGGTCTACGTCAATGTAAGAATTATCAGGAACCGGAAAGTTGGATGTACACATGCGGTATCCGCCATAAAACCAGCCGCCACGGCAGGAAAACCCTACTACGGCATCGCGCTCTTCGAACCGGTTGGCTGTCCAGTAGCTCTGCACATGATAAAAATAGTCGAAATCATTAGTAAACTCGTAGGGCTCCGGCTTGTCCCAAATTTGTATGTAAGTGATCGTAAGCTTTACATTAATCTCCCGCTCGAAGATATCTGAAGCTGCTTGTATGAAGCGGTGGGCTTCCTTCGTCAGCCGGTCTTTATCCCCGTTATAAATCTGATAAGTAGCATAATTGATATCGATACCGAGGCGGTATTCCAGTCTTTCACCGGCCGAGGTCCTTGCACGGGTGAGATCTTTAAGCTTCGCATACTTAGTGAGGTAGACGCCAGCGAGGGAATCATTGGTCGCACAGGAAGGCGGATTCGGCTGTGAAACAGCGACTTTGGAAACTAGAATGAACAGAAAAGCCAGAAGTAATCTACTGGTAGAAGATGCATTCATAAATGGATTGACGAACGAAAGGAAACGGGTGAGTTATAATAATGTCCAAGATAGGACAATAACTGTGATTGAATCGTTGCCTCATTTTAATTTGAATATTAAAAAATTTTAATGGTACTGAGCCAATAATTGATGCAATAATTCAAACGTTTGTTTGATTTTTTCAAACGATCGTTTGAATTTTGACTTTTAATCAGTTTATTTTGTCTTGCCATTCAGCAAAAGTAAAACATAACAAGTTGCTGATGAGATAGATAAATGGAATACAACGCAAAACAAGTACAGATTATAGAGGTGGCCGAACGACTTTTTGCAAAGAAGGGTTTCGCCGGGACCTCCGTACGTGACATTGCCCAGGAAGCGGACGTGAACGTGTCGATGATCTCCTATTATTTCGGGTCAAAGGAAAAACTGATCGAGGCACTGTTCCAGCTGAGAATGGCAGAGTCCAGAAGCCGGCTTGAAATGCTGCTCACCGACGGAGAACTGAGTCCAATGCAAAAGATCAATATGCTGATTGATAGTGTAATAGATCGATTGATGGGGAATCAGTGCTTTCATAATATCATGATGCGGGAAGCACTTACTTCCGAGCGAAATGCTGCGATTTCTGAACATATCATGAATCTGAAACTAAGTAATGTAGCGCTCATGCAGCGACTCATTCAGGAAGGCCAGGAGGCTGGTGTCTTCCGCGATGACATTGATATGAGCCTGATGAGCACCACACTTTACGGGACAGTCAATTACGCTATTGCTACCCAGGACTTTTACAAGAAAATCAACAACCTGGAATCGATGAACCAGGAGGAATTTCAGAAATACCTGAAACGCAAACTAAGCCAGCATTTAAAAAGCTTATTTAAATCGACAGTAACAAATGAACACCACAATCATAATTAGGCGGTTGGTTTGTGTCGCGGGCGGAATATTCCTGCTCGCAATTCATATCCAATCGATTGCTCAGAGCGCACGCACGATTACCCTCGAAGAGGCAATTGAAATGAGCCTGGAGAGCAGCAAGCAGCTCAAATTGAGCCAGACAAATGTAGACCTGGCAGGCTTGAACATCCGTCAGATTAAAGAGAACCAGCTCCCCAGTCTGAGCATTTCGGGTTCATACCTGCGTGTTAATACACCTGATATTAATTTGAAAATAAAGCCGGGCGGAAACGACAGCACTTCTTCGGGCGCAGCCCCGAACGTGCACCAGGCGATGTACGGAATGGCGAGTGCGTCCGTGCCAATCTTTTCCGGTTTCAGATTTAAATATGGGCTGCAATCCGCGCATTACCTGGAAGAAGCTGCGAAACTGGATGCTGAAAATGACCGGGATGCGGTGGTTCAGAATACAATTGCTGCTTACAGTAATCTGTATAAAGCGAAAAAATCACTCGATCTGGTTGCGGAAAACCTGTTGCGTGAACGCCAGCGCGTGGAAGAATTTACCAACCGTGAAAGGAATGGTATGCTGGCAAGAAACGATCTGATGAAAGCAAAGTTGCAGGAATCCAACGTAGAGCTGGCTTTGCTCGATGCGGAAAACGACCTGAAAGTTACCACCATCAATATGGACCTGCTGCTGGGTTTACCGGAAAATACCCCGCTGCTTGCCGATTCAGCCAGTTTCATGGTATTTAAAGAAGAGGGGAATGCAGGCGACTGGGAACAAACTGCATTGACAAACAGAAAGGATGTTGCAGCAAACGGTATCCGCCAGAAAGCTGCCCATATCGACATCAAAGGTGCCAAATCAGATTTTTACCCGAGTATAGCCCTCACAGCTGGTTATGTGGCGCTGAATATTCCCGGTGTAGCAGTGATTCCAAATGCAGTTAATGCGGGAATTGGTATCAGATATGACGTAGCATCACTCTGGAAATCAGGCTCGAAAATTGCCAAGGCACGGACTCACGCTTACCAACTGAAAACCAATGAAGAAATCCTGGTCGACCGGATCCATCTCGAAGTTAATACTGCTTACTATAATTATGTTTTGAGCAAAAGGAAAATAGATGTGTATGCCAAAGCAGTAGAGCAAGCAAACGAAAACTATCGCATCACGAAAAATAAATTCGATAACAGCCTCGTAACCACCACCGAACTCCTCGATGCAGATGTAGCCCAGGTTCAATCCAAAATCAACTACGAAGCCGCAAAAGCTGACGCAATTGTAGCTTTCAAGCGATTGGAACAAACTGCGGGGGTAATACGGTAGGAGGGAGAGGAGGGAGAGGGAGGAGAGGGAGGAAGGAGGAAAGGACGAAGGGGAGGTTTTTTTAGTTCTTTAATATGATGCGAAGCAACTCTTCCTCCGTTCGTCCTTTCCTCCTTCCTCCCAAAAATTCATTCAATCATTCAGTCATTCACTAATTCAGTCATTCAAAAAATATGGAAACCGTACCTGAGAAGAAAAACAATAGGTTTATAATCATCCTGGCCGTGTTGATCATTGCCGGCGGGACCTGGGGATTTACGAAATATAACCACGGACTGCACCATGAAGAAACAGACGATGCGCAGGTAGACGCTAACATCAGCCCTGTAATTCCGAGAATCTCGGGTTATGTTACAGAGATCAAAGTGAAAGATAACCAGGAAGTTAAGAAAGGGGATACGCTTATTGTGCTGGATAACCGCGATCAGCTGATCAGGTTGGAGCAGGCAAAAGCTGCACTGGCAGGATCTGAGGGAAGTTTGGTGGTAGCAAATGCGACAACCAGTGCCTCGCAGGCAAGCGGTATTACTTATGAGGCGAATGTGTCTATTGTGGAAGCGCAGATCGAGGAAGCGAAAGTCAATGTATGGAGGGCAAATCAGGATTTCGCCAGATATGAAAACCTGATCAAGGATCATTCGATCACGCAGCAGGAATTCGAACAGGCTTCTGCTACCAAACAAAGGGCGGAACGCCAGCTGGCTGTATTGGTGGCCCAAAAGAATGCTGCGGAACGTCAGGCCAGGGCAGCAGGAAAGCAAACAAGCGCAACTTCGCGCCAGACTACGGTTGCAAATGCCAATATAAAAGCCCGCCAGGCAGAAATCGCGAACGCGGAACTGAACTTGTCATACACCGTCATCACGGCGCCCACCGACGGTCGTGTTTCCAAAGTGAATGCACAGCCTGGTCAGTTTTTGCAGGCAGGACAATCTCTTTTCAGCATTATATCAGCCACAGAACCGTGGGTAGTAGCGAATTTCAAAGAAACGCAGCTTACTAAAATGAAGCTTGGGCAGAAAGTATTAATCCACGTCGACGCCTATCCTGAGCATCAATTTGAAGCGAAAGTTGCTTCATTCTCTCCTGCAACAGGCGCCCGTTTCGCATTGCTTCCTCCTGACAATGCGAGTGGTAACTTCGTAAAAGTAGTTCAGCGACTGCCGGTTAGGATTGAATTTACAAAGGCCGATGATGCGCTTATCGCACAATTGCGTCCGGGCATGAACGTGCTCGTGGACGTGGAGCTGAACTAGATATTGAGTTTGTAATCTTGAAAACAAATCAGGATGGAATTACAGGAATCACTCGTAGAATACGGGTATAGAAGGATCATTATCACGATTACCGCCGTGCTTTGCGCGTTGCTGGAAATCGTGGATACGACGATCGTCAACGTTGCCCTGAACGATATGCGGGGGAACCTGGGCGGCACATTATCGGAAGTGAGCTGGGTAATTACGGCATATGCGATCGGTAATGTGATCATTGTGCCGATGACGAGCTGGCTATCTCAGCAATTCGGAAGGAGGAATTATTTTGCGGCTTCCATTATCATATTTACCGTCGCGTCATTTCTCTGTGGTAATGCTAATAATATCTGGGAACTGGTATTTTTCCGGTTGATCCAGGGATTCGGCGGCGGGGCTTTGCTGGTCACCGCGCAAACTCTGATCACCGAAAGTTACCCGCCCGAGAAACGCGGAATTGCGCAGGCGATCTACGGATTAGGCGTCATTGTAGGGCCGACATTAGGCCCTCCGCTGGGCGGCTATATTGTCGACAATTACAGCTGGCCTTACATTTTTTATATTAATATCCCACTCGGAATCATTGCAGCCATGCTGACGCTGCAATTCGTAAGAAGCCCCAGGTTTTCTGAGAAAAAAAGCAGCAGTGAAATTGACTGGTGGGGTATTGTGTTCCTTGCGGTCGCAGTGGGTTCTTTGCAATATGTTTTGGAAAAAGGACAGGAAGAAGATTGGTTTAATGATGAGATCATTACCATCCTGTCGATCACCACTGTTTTCTCCTTCTTCTTTTTCATCTGGCGGGAGCTTACCTATAAAAACCCGATTGTTAACCTGCGGGTTTTATCGAACGGAAACCTGCGCGTCGGGACGATACTGTCATTTATCTTGGGTTTCGGTTTGTACGGTTCGACATTCATTATCCCGCTCTACACGCAGGCTACGTTAGGCTGGACAGCGACACAATCGGGGATGCTGATGGTACCCGCCGCGATCGTCACCGCAATGATGATGCCGATCGTAGGCCAGCTTTTGCAGCGAGGCGTAAAGCAGCAATACCTTGTGGCAATCGGCATGGTATTCTTTTTCATTTACAGTTACTGGGGCTACCTGGTACTGACGCCTGATACGGGCAGTGACGCTTTTTTTAATATGCTGATCGTGCGCGGAATAGGACTGGGGCTGTTGTTTGTACCGATTACAACTTTGGCATTATCGACTTTAAAAGGCCGTGAAATTGGGGAAGGAGCGGCATTTACCGGGATGATGCGTCAGCTGGGCGGATCATTCGGGGTTGCCGTGATCACCACGTTCATCGCCCGCCAGAACATGCTCCACCGGAATGATCTGGTAAGTAAACTGGATATTAACAATCCGGCAGTACAGCAGCGCGTCGAAGGTTTGCAGCATTCATTTATGGCAAAGGGGCTTTCCTCCGATGTTGCTCTGAAAAGCGGCTATAAGCTCCTTGATTTTACGGTTTCGAAACAGGCGCAGGTAATGTCTTATATGGACGTTTTTCTATACCTGGGCGTTTTGTTCCTTATTTGTGTACCGTTTGTACTTTGGACCAAAAGCGGCAAAGGCAAGGTAGACACCTCGGCAGTGCATTAATTTTTAAGTGTAGTAGTGTTGTGAAAGAAGCTTTCCGTGTTTGGGAAGTTTCTTTTTTTGGGGGGAAGGGGAGGATGGAGGGAAGGGAGGAAGGAGGAAGGGCTTTGGAGTCATTGAATGCGGTGTCTAAGTAATTCGTTTGAAGGAAACAAATTTTACATCTTAATGCATATAGTTTTTCATAGGCAATTAGCCCAAAAAATCACCTTCCTCCCTTTCCTCCTTCCTCCATCCTCCCTACTTTTACCCTCTTTACCAAAATAACCCGTGCACCAGAATTATCATTTTTTAAAACAACTCGCTCCGGCTTTACATGACCGATTAGCCGGGAAATACTTTATCGAGGCATTCAGTCAGGAGAAGGACGAGATCATCCTGGTCTTTGCGGACAGGGCGGGAGAAGATGAGTTGATCAATCCGTTTTTTATTAAAGCGACGCTTACTTCCCGGTTTGCCTGTTTGAGCTTCCCGGATAAGTTTGACCGGGCGCGCAGGAATAGTGTTAACCTGTTCAGTGATTTTGAGAATAAACCGGTCGCTTTGGTGAGGGTCTTTACAAACGAGCGGGCTATCAAAATTCAGTTTTCTGATGACAGTGCATTGGTTTTAAAGTTGTTCGGCAACAGGTCGAATTTGCTTTCTTTTGATTCCGAAGGAAATGTTGTTCAGGTCTTTAACAATAAATTAGTCCCAGATAAGTCCTTGTCCCTCGCGTCGTTTGATCGTGAAATCAACCAGTCGTTTGATGCTTATATTCAAAATAACCTCGACCATAAAGCCCTTTTTCCCACTTTCGGCAAACAGGTTAATGCTTATCTGGAACAGAAATTAGCGGGCAAGAAGGATGCCGGGGAGCGTTGGAGTGTGATCCGGGAGGTTATGCAACAGCTGGATGCATCGGAGTTTTTTCTGGTAAAAACCGATGGGGAGCCGGCGCTGACATTATTTGAAACCGGCGAGCTGATACAAAAGTTTACAGACCCGATCGAGGCGCTCAATGCATTTTACATTACCTATATCCGCCTCAGCGGACTCGACCGCGAAAAGGCGGAGTGGTTGAGGATACTTCGAAAACGCATTCAGCAAACAGATAACTATCTCGAAAACACGTTTGCAAAACTGGTAGAGCTGGAAAATGCCGTCCGCAACGACGAGATCGGGAATATTATCATGGCCAATATGCATAGCATCCCCGAGCGGTCGGAACAGGTTGAGCTTTTTGACTTTTACCGGGATGCGCCGATCCGCATTAAGCTGAAAAAGGAACTTTCGGCACAAAAGAATGCGGAGAATTATTACCGTAAGTCGAAAAACGAGAAGATTGAGATTGCGCGCTTGAACGACAGTCTGGCTTTTCGGGAGAAAGAGCGGGCAGAACTGGCGGAACATATCGAAAACATTAGTCAGATCGCTGCCTTACGGGAGTTACGAAGCTATTTGAAAACACACCTTCTGGACGGAAAAAAGGCGGAGACACCTGTAAATGATCTGTTCAAACGGGTGGACTTCCTTGGCTATGTGATCCTGATTGGCAGAAATGCAAAGAATAATGATATTTTGACCAAACAATTTGCCGGAAAAGAAGATCTCTGGCTGCATGCAAAAGATGTAACCGGCTCGCACGTGGTAGTCAAAAATCAGGCTGGAAAACCGTTTCCCGCACCCGTTATCGAGCGCGCCGCCGAGCTGGCCGCCTTCTATTCCAAACGAAAAAATGACTCGCTTTGCCCCGTTATTTATACCCCTAAAAAATTTGTACGAAAACCGAAAGGGCTTCCGGACGGCGCAGTGGTAATTGATAAAGAATCAGTGGTAATGGTAGTAGCAAAAGGGGAATAAACAGCCTTGGATATATCTAATGATATGACGAACTTCGTATGAAAATACAAAACCGGAATTTATAGTGCAGAATGCTTGAAAATCGTCGCTTCGTTATTATTGGATTTTTCTCATTAGTAGGTTTAATATACTTATTGCGGCTCTTCTACTTACAGGTTCTTGACGAGACCTATTCCATCGAGTCGTCGAGCAATTCCATCAAACGTGTTATCGAGATACCTTTCCGCGGCCAGATCTATGACCGCAACGGAAAACTGATTGTTTATAATACCCCCGTTTACGACCTGTTGGTTACGCCTCACAAAGCCAGGGTCGACGATACGTTGCGTTTCTGTCAGGTTTTGGGGATTGAAAGGAGGGATTTCGATAGTTTAATGGCTGCGGCCAGTGCATATAGCCGGTATAAGCCCTCGCTTTTTTTACGACAACTGTCAAAAGAAGATTTTGCGTCTATACAGGACGTGATGGTCGATTATTCGGGTTTCGAATTTGCCAAAAGTTCATTGCGCACCTACACGGCACCTACACTGGCCAATACCCTGGGATATGTGAGCGAGATCACCAGATCGCAGCTTGAAAAGCAGGAAGAGCCCTATTACCGCCAAAGCGATTACATTGGTCAGAGTGGTATTGAGAAAATATACGAAAATGAACTGCGCGGGAAGCGGGGCACCAAGTTTGTCATGCAGAATGTCAGCGGGGTTTATAAAGGGCCCTGGAAAAACGGTGAGCTGGATACGATGGCAGTGGCCGGCGAAAATCTTTACACCGGAATAGATCTGGCAGTACAGCAATATGCAGATAGTCTGATGGTTAACAAAGTGGGAAGCGTGGTCGCGATCGAACCTAAGACGGGCAAGATCATCTCCATAGTTTCTGCGCCAACTTATGACCCTAATATCCTGGCGAGCAGGTATTTCTCCAAAAATTTCGCGGCACTTGTCAGAAATCCTTACAAACCGCTTTTCAACAGACCGGTCATGGCCAGTTACCGGCCAGGATCCACATTTAAGCTGATACAGGCACTGATTGGTTTGCAGGAGGGGGTTATTACGCCTGGAAGTGGATTCACGCATGCAAACTGTCCGATGGGCTGCCACGTTCATCCGGCTACCAGCACGGTTGCACTGGGGGTGATGCATTCCTGCAACCCGTATTTCTACAATGTTTTCCGCAGGCTTATTTATAAAAACAATATTAAGAATACGTTTAGGGCGTCCGCAGTCGGGCTGGACGAGTGGCACGACCGGATGAGCAAGTTTGGCATCGGCCAACGTCTGGGGATCGATCTTCCCAGCGAGTACAAGGGGAATTTGCCCGATAAAAAATACTATGACCGTTTTTATGGAGAGTATCGCTGGAAATTTTCCAATATCTATTCGCTGAGTATCGGAGAAGGGGAGTTGCTGATCACACCTTTAAAAATGGCAAACGTGGCGGCTATCATCGCGAACCGGGGCTACTACTATACGCCCCACGTGATCCACGGAATAGGAGACAAAAAGTTTGTCAAGCCTGAATACCTGGTGAGGCACGATAGCGGGGTAGACCCACATAATTTTGATCCGGTGATCGAGGGCATGATTGGTGCGGTGGAAGGAGGTACTGCGCGGAGATCGAAAGTGGAAGGGATCACGATTGCCGGGAAAACGGGTACGTCCCAGAATAAAAAAGGAGACGATAGTTCAATCTTTATTGCATTTGCGCCGGTAGAGGATCCAAAAATCGCCATAGCGGTATTTGTTGAATATGCAGGTGCAGGAGGTTCGGCCGCCGCGCCCATTGCCAACCTGGTAATCGAAAAGTACCTGACCGGAAAAGTGACCAACAAGGCGCTTGAAGAGCGAATGCTGAAAGCGGATTTTATGAGCAAAGTGATTCTGCCGGGACAGAAAAAACCAATTCCGGTCGATACTACCAAGAAAAAACCTGCAACTCCTGAAAAGCCTTCGGCCCAAAACAAGCCGGTCGCCGTCAATCCATAATATCAATTCAAGGATTTATAATTCCGAATATTTCAATGCCTGAAAATAAGCCTATTACGAAGAATGTAGACTGGATTGTGGTGCTGATCTACATTGCTTGCCTTGCTATTGGCTGGGTTAATATATATGCGGCCGTGTACAACCCGGAGGCGCAAACCAGCATGTTCGATTTTAATAACAATGCAGGGAAGCAGCTGATGTGGATTGGTACTGCGGCATTGCTGATCGTTTGTATCCTGGTGATCGATTACAAATTTTACGAAACATTCTCCTTCATTATTTACGCGGTGGTGATTGCATTGCTCGTAATAGTATTGTTTGCCGGCTCGAATATCAACGGATCGCGTTCCTGGATCAAGCTGGGGGCATTTTCATTGCAGCCCGCGGAATTCTCCAAACTGGCGATCAGTCTGGCGATCTCTAAATACCTGAGCGACCCGGCGATCAGTCTCACGCGAAAGCTCAAAGATTATTACCCGATCATGGGTATCATCGCATTACCTGCATTCCTAATTTTATTATCGAATGAAACGGGTTCGATGCTCGTCTTTGCGTCCTTCGCCGTGGTGCTATACCGGGAGGGGATGCCTGGTTTCATTCCTGCTATCGGCATGGTAATGGCCGCTTTGCTGATCATTACACTGCTTTTTGTCAAATGGTATATCGCCGGTGCGATCATCGTTATTGCAGGACTGGCGATCTGGATTATGCCGGTTATGACCCGCCGTCGGGGCGGTTTATGGGCGACGATCCTGATTTCGTTTGTGATGATCGGGATCGTTTTCGGGGTTGATTTTTTTATGAATAATGTATTGCAAAAACACCAGCGTGGCCGGATCATGGTACTCCTCGACCCGGATTCTGACCCGAGAGGTATTGGCTGGAACGTAATTCAATCCAAGATCGCGATCGGATCAGGTGGTTTTGCTGGAAAGGGTTTTTTGCAAGGTACCCAGACTAAATTTGACTTTGTCCCTGAGCAAAGTACCGACTTCATTTTCTGTACGGTAGGCGAGGAGCACGGGTTTATCGGTGCGGCAGTGGTAGTCTTTCTTTTTGTTTGTCTGATCTCAAGACTTGTCATTCTCGCAGAACGACAGCGAAGCCGCTTTGCGAGGGTTTACGGTTATTGTGTGGCGGGAATTCTCTTTTTCCACTTTATGATTAATGTCGGTATGACGATCGGTCTGATGCCGGTGATCGGGATTCCTTTGCCGTTTTTCAGCTACGGAGGTTCCTCACTCTGGTCCTTCTCGATTCTGCTGTTCATTTTCCTCAAAATCGATGCCCAGCGGCCGTTTACATTGTCCAGAGGTTAATGATCGAATGACTGAATGACTGAATGACCCAATGACCCAATTATTGAATGACCGAATGACCCAATGACCAAATAGCTTTTCATTCATTCATTCATTCATTCATTCACAATTTCCCAGCTGCCAGGATCAGCAATACCCAGCCGACAATCAAAGCCAGTCCGCCGATGGGTGCGGTGGCGCCAAACTTGGTAATGCCTGTGAAGCAGATCGCATAGAGGGATCCGGAAAATATGATCACACCGATCGCGAATGCATTACCTGACCAGCCGAGTAGTTTTACCGCATCTGCACCTGCGCGCTGCATTAATATACCTACGAGCACCATGGCCAGTGCGTGATAAAACTGGTATTTAACTGCTGTTTCAAATGTATCAGTCCGGCCGGAAGCTTCCAGCATTCCCTTCAAAGCGTGGGCGCCGAAAGCGCCGAGCGCTACTGCCAAAGCACCTAATATGCCGCCCGCCTGTATCATGAATTTCATAGAATTGTTCTTTTTAGTAAGCGGGTAAAGTTAGCCGCTGGCGAAAGGGCAACCAACGGTTTGTGCCAATTTTATTATATTGCGGCACAGGAGAGAGCGGACATTATTTTAACTCCGCCAGTCGCGCACAAGCTTACTCAAATGACGTTAGAACGCTTTATTCAACTCTGGACACACCGCTATCATAAATATTCCCACATTTTCGAAGCCCGTTTGCTAGGCTACCGGGCACGTTTACATTTTCAGGGCGTCAAGCGAAAATTAGAAAAAGGGCGGAAGCTGATCGCCATTGTCCGCACAGAACATTTCGGGGATATTATTGCTGCTGAGCCTATTTCTCGATATGTCAGGTCACTGCACCCGGATGCACATATTGTCTGGTTTGTCAAACCTGCATTTTATGAGCTGGTAGCATTTAATCCGGCGGTAGATGAAGTTTTCAAAGAGTTTTGCGTCACCCAGCGGCAGATTTTAATGGCGGGCAATGTATTCGATGAAGTGATAGAACTGCAATTCAGCAACAATAACCATTGCCCGAAATGCCAGGTCTTTATTGATAACCCCGTCGCAGTGCAGCGGGACATCACTATTTTCAATTATTTCGATTATGGTAACCTGCTGGAAGTTTTTGCACAAACAGGTAGCCTGATCCCGGCGAGAGCCAAGTTCCCTGCCGATGACCAGCCGAGATTGTATTTACAGGAAAGTCATCGCGCGAAAGTAGATCAGCTACAATTATCCGGGCGTTTTGTCGTACTGCATTGTCAGTCAAATTATAAGCCGAAAGACTGGCCCTCCGAAAGATGGGAAATGCTTGTAGCCTGGCTGGCAGCTAATTACGATTACCAGATTGTAGAGGTAGGAATGAAAAGCAGCCTGCAGGTGGACACAAAAGCTTACCACAATTTGTGCGGGCAGTTGTCGATCCTGGAAACTGCCGAGGTGATCCGCCGGGCGCAGTTTTTTATCGGACTGGACAGTGGCCCGTCGCATCTGGCCAATGCAACCGGCACTTTTGGGATGATACTGATGGGTGCATTGAATAATTTTTTGAATTACAATCCTTACTCAGGCAC
This Dyadobacter sp. UC 10 DNA region includes the following protein-coding sequences:
- a CDS encoding DHA2 family efflux MFS transporter permease subunit translates to MELQESLVEYGYRRIIITITAVLCALLEIVDTTIVNVALNDMRGNLGGTLSEVSWVITAYAIGNVIIVPMTSWLSQQFGRRNYFAASIIIFTVASFLCGNANNIWELVFFRLIQGFGGGALLVTAQTLITESYPPEKRGIAQAIYGLGVIVGPTLGPPLGGYIVDNYSWPYIFYINIPLGIIAAMLTLQFVRSPRFSEKKSSSEIDWWGIVFLAVAVGSLQYVLEKGQEEDWFNDEIITILSITTVFSFFFFIWRELTYKNPIVNLRVLSNGNLRVGTILSFILGFGLYGSTFIIPLYTQATLGWTATQSGMLMVPAAIVTAMMMPIVGQLLQRGVKQQYLVAIGMVFFFIYSYWGYLVLTPDTGSDAFFNMLIVRGIGLGLLFVPITTLALSTLKGREIGEGAAFTGMMRQLGGSFGVAVITTFIARQNMLHRNDLVSKLDINNPAVQQRVEGLQHSFMAKGLSSDVALKSGYKLLDFTVSKQAQVMSYMDVFLYLGVLFLICVPFVLWTKSGKGKVDTSAVH
- a CDS encoding NFACT RNA binding domain-containing protein, which produces MHQNYHFLKQLAPALHDRLAGKYFIEAFSQEKDEIILVFADRAGEDELINPFFIKATLTSRFACLSFPDKFDRARRNSVNLFSDFENKPVALVRVFTNERAIKIQFSDDSALVLKLFGNRSNLLSFDSEGNVVQVFNNKLVPDKSLSLASFDREINQSFDAYIQNNLDHKALFPTFGKQVNAYLEQKLAGKKDAGERWSVIREVMQQLDASEFFLVKTDGEPALTLFETGELIQKFTDPIEALNAFYITYIRLSGLDREKAEWLRILRKRIQQTDNYLENTFAKLVELENAVRNDEIGNIIMANMHSIPERSEQVELFDFYRDAPIRIKLKKELSAQKNAENYYRKSKNEKIEIARLNDSLAFREKERAELAEHIENISQIAALRELRSYLKTHLLDGKKAETPVNDLFKRVDFLGYVILIGRNAKNNDILTKQFAGKEDLWLHAKDVTGSHVVVKNQAGKPFPAPVIERAAELAAFYSKRKNDSLCPVIYTPKKFVRKPKGLPDGAVVIDKESVVMVVAKGE
- a CDS encoding penicillin-binding transpeptidase domain-containing protein produces the protein MLENRRFVIIGFFSLVGLIYLLRLFYLQVLDETYSIESSSNSIKRVIEIPFRGQIYDRNGKLIVYNTPVYDLLVTPHKARVDDTLRFCQVLGIERRDFDSLMAAASAYSRYKPSLFLRQLSKEDFASIQDVMVDYSGFEFAKSSLRTYTAPTLANTLGYVSEITRSQLEKQEEPYYRQSDYIGQSGIEKIYENELRGKRGTKFVMQNVSGVYKGPWKNGELDTMAVAGENLYTGIDLAVQQYADSLMVNKVGSVVAIEPKTGKIISIVSAPTYDPNILASRYFSKNFAALVRNPYKPLFNRPVMASYRPGSTFKLIQALIGLQEGVITPGSGFTHANCPMGCHVHPATSTVALGVMHSCNPYFYNVFRRLIYKNNIKNTFRASAVGLDEWHDRMSKFGIGQRLGIDLPSEYKGNLPDKKYYDRFYGEYRWKFSNIYSLSIGEGELLITPLKMANVAAIIANRGYYYTPHVIHGIGDKKFVKPEYLVRHDSGVDPHNFDPVIEGMIGAVEGGTARRSKVEGITIAGKTGTSQNKKGDDSSIFIAFAPVEDPKIAIAVFVEYAGAGGSAAAPIANLVIEKYLTGKVTNKALEERMLKADFMSKVILPGQKKPIPVDTTKKKPATPEKPSAQNKPVAVNP